The following are encoded in a window of Methylocystis rosea genomic DNA:
- a CDS encoding S8 family serine peptidase, whose translation MAGPDNSNPAPNGHNPEPPAPSTNGAEVRVEPMAIAPTERFMIASRRVPGFAPASAMDLANALPDVKIVRRIQPRGLTAFSAGGSASQSPEILVAEMDPARGAALQASSPPNVIVERDAFLRASDDFRPFDFNGAMPIAAGVGVDVQLRVVGAGGKPLSKATVYVYGQGFPGQGVTNERGEVVVTVFGGPIETIQAIYVKPAADHWDRMLRGPALQAGAVNTVQLRPLTERFNGFPQNGMVGWGQRLMKLDRLDPSFTGAGVKIGIIDSGCDSAHPQLRHVTRGADLTNGGDKTSWSNDQIGHGTHCAGIITAASDGVAGIRGFAPRAEVHALKVFPGGRFSDLIDALDECIERQLDVVNMSLGSGDPSELVAQKIAEARQSGVACIVAAGNSSGPVQFPGMLPTVLTVAAMGKLDEFPSDSYHAQTVVPQLVAGTMFSPKFTCFGPQITVAAPGVAIVSTVPGGGYAAWDGTSMATPHVTGMAALLLAHHPLLAGARTGRNEQRVAQLFSLLAASGVRYLGDSTREGAGAPDFERTPSLAAAQPLGAAAPANAGLAPAGAMIDGFAPLSAPAPWAIDPAMMQRVNPAIIQRMMQLRAAGLI comes from the coding sequence ATGGCTGGTCCCGACAATAGCAATCCTGCGCCGAATGGCCACAACCCAGAGCCGCCCGCGCCGTCAACAAATGGCGCCGAAGTGCGGGTCGAACCGATGGCGATAGCCCCCACCGAGCGCTTCATGATCGCCTCGCGGCGCGTGCCAGGATTCGCGCCCGCTTCGGCCATGGATCTCGCCAATGCGCTGCCCGACGTTAAGATTGTGCGGCGAATTCAGCCGCGCGGGCTCACCGCTTTTTCTGCGGGGGGCTCCGCTTCGCAGTCGCCCGAAATTCTCGTCGCCGAAATGGACCCTGCGCGCGGCGCCGCGCTGCAGGCGTCGTCGCCGCCCAACGTCATCGTGGAGCGCGACGCCTTTCTTCGCGCCTCGGACGACTTCCGTCCTTTCGACTTCAACGGAGCCATGCCGATTGCGGCGGGCGTCGGAGTCGACGTGCAGCTGCGCGTCGTGGGCGCTGGCGGCAAGCCGCTGTCCAAGGCCACCGTCTATGTCTATGGCCAGGGCTTTCCGGGCCAAGGCGTCACGAATGAGCGCGGCGAAGTCGTCGTGACCGTGTTCGGCGGTCCGATCGAGACCATCCAGGCGATTTACGTCAAACCTGCCGCCGATCATTGGGATCGTATGCTGCGCGGGCCAGCGCTTCAGGCCGGCGCCGTGAACACGGTGCAATTGCGTCCGCTGACCGAACGCTTCAACGGCTTTCCTCAAAACGGCATGGTTGGCTGGGGCCAGCGCCTCATGAAGCTCGACCGGCTCGATCCTTCATTCACCGGCGCCGGCGTCAAGATCGGCATCATCGATTCAGGTTGCGACAGCGCGCACCCGCAGTTGCGCCATGTGACGCGGGGCGCCGATCTCACCAATGGCGGCGACAAGACGAGTTGGTCGAACGATCAAATCGGCCATGGAACGCATTGCGCTGGAATCATTACGGCCGCCTCCGATGGCGTCGCCGGCATTCGCGGCTTTGCGCCGAGGGCGGAAGTTCACGCGTTGAAAGTATTTCCCGGCGGACGGTTCAGCGATCTTATCGATGCGCTCGACGAATGCATCGAACGGCAGCTCGACGTCGTCAATATGAGCCTTGGCAGCGGCGATCCTTCCGAACTCGTCGCCCAGAAAATCGCCGAAGCGCGCCAGAGCGGCGTCGCCTGCATCGTCGCCGCCGGAAACTCCAGCGGACCTGTGCAGTTTCCCGGCATGCTGCCGACGGTGCTGACGGTCGCCGCGATGGGCAAACTCGACGAGTTTCCTTCTGACAGCTACCATGCGCAGACCGTCGTTCCGCAACTTGTCGCGGGGACGATGTTCTCGCCGAAATTCACGTGCTTTGGGCCGCAGATCACTGTCGCGGCGCCTGGCGTTGCAATTGTCTCCACTGTGCCTGGCGGGGGCTATGCGGCTTGGGACGGCACCTCGATGGCGACGCCTCACGTCACCGGCATGGCGGCGCTGCTTCTCGCGCACCATCCGCTCCTCGCTGGGGCGCGGACGGGGCGCAACGAGCAACGCGTCGCGCAGCTCTTCTCGTTGTTGGCCGCGTCGGGCGTCCGCTATCTCGGCGACTCCACGCGCGAAGGAGCCGGCGCGCCGGATTTTGAGCGCACACCCAGTCTCGCCGCGGCTCAGCCTTTGGGCGCGGCTGCGCCGGCGAACGCGGGACTGGCGCCGGCGGGAGCGATGATCGACGGATT